AAAGCTTGTTGGATTTCAAATACATTATTATCACTCTTAAATTGAAGGACCTCTGCAGGCTCCAGTGCTGATGAAATCCAAATCTTAAGTTCAGCATCTAGGTCAAAGTGGCCCGAGCTCTCTACAGTGAAACGAGAGATTGAGTGATAAGGGATAGACTTGTAAGAAGTCTTCTTCCCTGTAACACCTTGTTTATCGACTAAAATCAAGCGTTTCTCTGTAAAGACAATCAGGTCACGAACAAGGACATAGGCTAACTCCACTTGTTCACCTGGAATTAAGATACCCTCCAATTGACGCTCAACCTTATCATTATCTTTCTTAGACGCATTGCCAAGCAGTCCTGAAAAAAGTCCCATAGTTATTTCTCCTTTTTATTGTATTTTAAAGATAATCCTTGCTTTAACTATACCACAATTTTAGGATTTCAGACACTTGCAGAAATGGGTTTCTAGTAGTACAATTAAGGAGTCACAAGAGGAGCAATTGCTGAGAATGGCTAGCTTGAATTTTTTCTTCAAGACTTGCCTAAACTCTTACCACCTGATCAGGTTAGGACCTGCGTAGGGATGTGTCTCAAAATAGATTGAAATAGAAGAACTTCTATGACAACGTTTTGATGTGGCAAAAATAGCCAATCAAGACGATTGGTATAGGAGGTTTTTTTATGTCGAAAACAAGTATTCGACCAATGATTGAGGTTGCACTCTTTGCAACCATTGCTTATATCCTGGACCTAGTTACTCAGCCCATGTCACTAGGCCCTTGGATTTCCCTTTCCTTTAAGATGGTGCCCATCTTTCTCCTCAGTTTTCGCTGGGGCTTAAAAGCTGGTGCTATGGGCGGTCTTATCTGGGGGCTTCTCCAAGTAGTCACAGGACAAGCAGCCGGTGGTTGGCTGACCTTGACACAAGGTTTTCTGGAGTACTTTGTCGCCTTTAGTCTGATTGGTATCAGTGGTGTGGTCAAACCAGCCCTTGATAAAGCCATTAAACAAGGCCATAAAGTTAAGTCTCTGATGTATATCACTTGGGGGATTCTGCTTGGTAGCTTTGCTCGTTACCTCATTCACTTTATAGCCGGTGTCATCTTTTGGGGAAGCTATGCCCCTAAAGGACAAAGCCCTTATCTCTATTCACTCATTGTCAATAGCTCATCTTTCCTAGGAGAAACATTGGCCAGCCTTATTGTTTTCTTCGCCCTGCAACGATTCCTAGGCAGATTACTCAATACAGAAAAATAAAAGAAACCATAGGACAGTCTTAAGTGACAGTCCTATGGTTTTTCTTGTTTTTATAAAAAACGGCAATAAACAGTACGAACAATAATTATTATCTGATCCAATCATGGAATGGCAATATCTAAAATAGCTTGATAGTTTGGATAGGTTGCTGATAGATGAATCTTAAAACTAAAATGAATTGAAGATAGTCGATCCAGAGTTCGATACGTATAAGCAACTTTCATTACTTACGAATAGTTTTTGAAAAATGGTTTTTATGTGTCTTGATGAAATGCTCAAGCCAGCTTTCCTCATGATCATCATCCTTTTTACTTGATGACACATCTGTATCTTTATCATCGTCATCTGAGAAATCGACTTTCCCAAAAAGAACAACTTTATCTTCTGTGCTAGCACTTGCTGAGTTGTTAGTAGTTGTCCCACTATTAAACAAGAAAGCTGCAATTCCCAAAGCGACGAGTCCACCTGCAATAAGTAATTTTTTCATTTTTATATTATCCTTCTATTGTAGTTGTAAGACTTACACGTATTATCTTACAGGAAA
The DNA window shown above is from Streptococcus salivarius and carries:
- a CDS encoding PH domain-containing protein, encoding MGLFSGLLGNASKKDNDKVERQLEGILIPGEQVELAYVLVRDLIVFTEKRLILVDKQGVTGKKTSYKSIPYHSISRFTVESSGHFDLDAELKIWISSALEPAEVLQFKSDNNVFEIQQALAAAVLE
- the thiT gene encoding energy-coupled thiamine transporter ThiT, encoding MSKTSIRPMIEVALFATIAYILDLVTQPMSLGPWISLSFKMVPIFLLSFRWGLKAGAMGGLIWGLLQVVTGQAAGGWLTLTQGFLEYFVAFSLIGISGVVKPALDKAIKQGHKVKSLMYITWGILLGSFARYLIHFIAGVIFWGSYAPKGQSPYLYSLIVNSSSFLGETLASLIVFFALQRFLGRLLNTEK